One genomic region from Pecten maximus chromosome 5, xPecMax1.1, whole genome shotgun sequence encodes:
- the LOC117328094 gene encoding T-complex protein 1 subunit theta-like, which produces MAMHVPTAPGFAQMLKDGAKHYSGLEEAVYRNIDACKELARTTRSALGPLGQNKMVINQLEKLFVTNDAATILRELEVQHPAAKMLVIASHQQEQEVGDGTNFTLVFAGALLEQAESLLRMGLSVTEVTDGYELAAKKAQDLLPDLVCGEIKNLRNKADVQKIVKSAIMSKQYGNEDFLANLVVDACISILPQKVSFNVDNVRTSKILGSGINNSTVIRGMVFKRLVEGDLTKAENCKVVVYSCPLDSMQTETSGKISIRSADELLAFSKGEENLMEEQIKAIADTGCKVVVSGGKVGELALHFCNKYQLMVVRLMSKWDLRRLCKSIGATPLPRITPPTTDESGYCDHVFVDEIGDTSVIVFKQDKEESAVSTIIVRGSTDNILDDVVRAVDDGVNTFKALTKDVRVVPGAGATEIELAKQLTTYGEGQPGLEQYAIMKFAESLEVIPRAISENAGAKATEVLSKLYAAHQEGKKNVGVDIEASPVDVADAVEKEILDLYINKYWGIKFATAAACTVLKVDQIIMAKPAGGPKAKENKNWDDD; this is translated from the exons CACTATAGTGGACTAGAAGAGGCTGTCTATCGGAACATAGACGCTTGTAAGGAGTTAGCGAGGACCACACGATCAGCCTTGGGCCCACTAG GCCAGAATAAGATGGTCATCAACCAGTTAGAAAAGCTCTTTGTGACCAATGATGCTGCCACCATCCTACGAGAACTGGAGGTTCAGCACCCAGCAGCCAAGATGTTGGTAATTGCATCACATCAACAGGAGCAGGAAGTTGGAGATGGTACCAACTTCACTCTTGTCTTTGCTGGAGCTCTCTTGGAGCAGGCAGAAAGTCTGCTGAGGATG GGTTTGTCTGTGACAGAGGTGACTGATGGATATGAGTTAGCTGCTAAGAAAGCTCAAGATCTCCTTCCAG ATCTTGTTTGTGGAGAAATAAAGAACCTGAGAAATAAAGCAGATGTTCAAAAGATTGTCAAATCTGCTATAATGAGCAAGCAGTATGGAAATGAAGACTTCCTGGCAAACCTTGTTGTGGATGCCTGCA TATCCATTTTACCTCAGAAAGTGAGCTTCAATGTAGATAATGTCAGAACCTCCAAAATTCTG GGGAGTGGAATCAACAACTCCACAGTGATAAGAGGAATGGTGTTTAAACGTCTGGTAGAGGGAGACCTAACCAAGGCAGAGAACTGTAAAGTGGTTGTCTACTCCTGTCCCCTTGATTCCATGCAGACAGAAACTTCG GGTAAAATATCCATCAGGTCTGCTGACGAACTGCTAGCATTTAGCAAAGGAGAAGAAAATTTAATGGAAGAA CAAATTAAAGCTATAGCTGATACTGGCTGTAAAGTGGTGGTATCTGGAGGAAAGGTAGGAGAGCTTGCTCTCCATTTCTGTAACAAATACCAGCTGATGGTAGTGAGGCTTATGTCTAAGTGGGACCTGAGGAGACTATGCAAGTCTATAGGAGCCACACCCCTTCCTAGGATT ACCCCACCAACGACAGATGAAAGTGGATACTGTGATCATGTGTTTGTAGATGAGATAGGAGACACTTCGGTTATTGTGTTCAAACAAG ACAAGGAGGAGAGTGCTGTGTCGACCATCATTGTCCGAGGCTCCACAGATAATATCCTAGATGATGTTGTTCGTGCTGTTGATGACGGTGTCAATACATTCAAGGCATTAACAAAG GATGTTAGAGTTGTACCAGGAGCTGGTGCCACGGAAATAGAATTGGCCAAACAATTGACTACATATGGAGAG GGTCAACCTGGTCTAGAGCAATATGCCATTATGAAGTTTGCTGAATCTTTAGAAGTAATTCCACGAGCTATATCGGAGAATGCAGGGGCAAAG GCAACAGAGGTATTGTCAAAACTCTACGCTGCTCACCAGGAGGGTAAAAAGAATGTTGGAGTGGACATAGAG GCCAGTCCAGTAGATGTAGCCGATGCTGTGGAAAAGGAAATCTTAGATCTGTATATCAACAAATACTGGGGAATCAAGTTTGCCACTGCAGCTGCCTGCACTGTACTCAAAGTGGACCAG ATCATCATGGCTAAGCCAGCTGGTGGACCAAAGGCAAAGGAGAACAAGAACTGGGATGATGACTAA